From the Lepidochelys kempii isolate rLepKem1 chromosome 2, rLepKem1.hap2, whole genome shotgun sequence genome, one window contains:
- the FAM221A gene encoding protein FAM221A isoform X2 gives MERLRVQAGGAAAVDEYLEYRRIVGDDDRGKLFTPEQYEEYKRKMLPIRLQNRLYVSWRSPTGMDCKLVGPETLCFCTHRYKQHKTDYEEIPKNRPICVPCRVSRCQCKSYHYVPLNGTQPIRCRCKHFADQHSAAPGFSCNSCSKCSGFHSCFTCGCGQPTYAHETVVETKQERLAQGKPVGQDVPYAAMGGLTGFSSLAEGYMRLDDSGVGAPSAEFLESPSSGMDHPFLKAFQGPSSSAQASSQLTSGGSSAAKQVSNLRSSEEEDMAYFEKQYQQREGDPALLL, from the exons ATGGAGCGGCTGCGGGTGCAGGCCGGGGGCGCGGCGGCGGTGGACGAGTACCTGGAGTACCGGAG AATTGTAGGTGATGATGATAGAGGGAAACTCTTTACCCCTGAGCAATATGaagaatacaaaagaaaaatgttaccAATACGATTACAGAACAGATTGTACGTGAGCTGGAGATCACCAACTGGGATGGACTGTAAACTTGTGGGCCCGGAAACACTCTGTTTTTGTACCCATAg gtATAAACAACACAAAACAGATTATGAAGAGATTCCAAAAAATCGTCCTATTTGTGTACCCTGTCGAGTGAGCCGTTGCCAGTGCAAATCCTATCACTATGTCCCTCTTAATGGCACTCAGCCCATTCGTTGTAGATGCAAGCATTTTGCTGATCAGCACAGTGCAGCACCTGGATTTTCCTGTAACTCCT GTTCTAAATGTTCAGGATTTCACAGCTGCTTTACCTGTGGGTGTGGTCAGCCAACATATGCTCATGAAACGGTTGTGGAAACTAAACAAGAGCGCTTAGCCCAGGGAAAACCTGTGGGGCAGGATGTTCCTTATGCTGCAATGGGAGGATTAACTGGCTTTAGTTCACTGGCCGAAGGCTACATGAGACTTGATGACAGCGGAGTCG GGGCACCCTCTGCTGAATTTCTAGAGTCACCTAGTAGTGGCATGGACCATCCATTTCTAAAAGCATTCCAAGGCCCATCCAGTTCTGCACAAGCCAGCTCACAATTAACAAGTG GTGGCTCTAGTGCAGCAAAGCAAGTTTCTAATTTAAGGAGTTCTGAAGAAGAGGACATGGCTTACTTTGAAAAACAGTACCAGCAACGG gaaggagacccagccctgctcctctaG
- the FAM221A gene encoding protein FAM221A isoform X1, with the protein MERLRVQAGGAAAVDEYLEYRRIVGDDDRGKLFTPEQYEEYKRKMLPIRLQNRLYVSWRSPTGMDCKLVGPETLCFCTHRYKQHKTDYEEIPKNRPICVPCRVSRCQCKSYHYVPLNGTQPIRCRCKHFADQHSAAPGFSCNSCSKCSGFHSCFTCGCGQPTYAHETVVETKQERLAQGKPVGQDVPYAAMGGLTGFSSLAEGYMRLDDSGVGAPSAEFLESPSSGMDHPFLKAFQGPSSSAQASSQLTSGGSSAAKQVSNLRSSEEEDMAYFEKQYQQRLKNEKAAKQKVKGPLPSNNP; encoded by the exons ATGGAGCGGCTGCGGGTGCAGGCCGGGGGCGCGGCGGCGGTGGACGAGTACCTGGAGTACCGGAG AATTGTAGGTGATGATGATAGAGGGAAACTCTTTACCCCTGAGCAATATGaagaatacaaaagaaaaatgttaccAATACGATTACAGAACAGATTGTACGTGAGCTGGAGATCACCAACTGGGATGGACTGTAAACTTGTGGGCCCGGAAACACTCTGTTTTTGTACCCATAg gtATAAACAACACAAAACAGATTATGAAGAGATTCCAAAAAATCGTCCTATTTGTGTACCCTGTCGAGTGAGCCGTTGCCAGTGCAAATCCTATCACTATGTCCCTCTTAATGGCACTCAGCCCATTCGTTGTAGATGCAAGCATTTTGCTGATCAGCACAGTGCAGCACCTGGATTTTCCTGTAACTCCT GTTCTAAATGTTCAGGATTTCACAGCTGCTTTACCTGTGGGTGTGGTCAGCCAACATATGCTCATGAAACGGTTGTGGAAACTAAACAAGAGCGCTTAGCCCAGGGAAAACCTGTGGGGCAGGATGTTCCTTATGCTGCAATGGGAGGATTAACTGGCTTTAGTTCACTGGCCGAAGGCTACATGAGACTTGATGACAGCGGAGTCG GGGCACCCTCTGCTGAATTTCTAGAGTCACCTAGTAGTGGCATGGACCATCCATTTCTAAAAGCATTCCAAGGCCCATCCAGTTCTGCACAAGCCAGCTCACAATTAACAAGTG GTGGCTCTAGTGCAGCAAAGCAAGTTTCTAATTTAAGGAGTTCTGAAGAAGAGGACATGGCTTACTTTGAAAAACAGTACCAGCAACGG